The following proteins are co-located in the Gordonia polyisoprenivorans genome:
- the purT gene encoding formate-dependent phosphoribosylglycinamide formyltransferase, translated as MTSNTESSAASEEPSRPGAPSPQESRSSSAPSSAAQSSSTQAPVVAVPVPGDAPAGEPAVALQKPDAVAQAPTQVQPVRRPASTPVGPPDILGTPLSPTSTRVMVLGAGELGKELVIAFQRLGVEVVAVDRYENAPGHQVAHHAEVIDMTDGDAVLALVEKYRPHYVVPEIEAIATEALGTVEKKGLAEVIPTASAVIATMNREGIRRLADEDLGLPTSPYLFAGSLEEMTVAVGQIGYPCVVKPVMSSSGKGQTVLKSAADIESAWQRATTGGRVAGERVIIEGWVDFDFEITLLTVRAIDPATGRLTSHFCAPIGHKQVNGDYVESWQPHEMTTDALGAATSIAARIATALGDGKIGGRGIFGVELFVKGDDVYFSEVSPRPHDTGLVTLATQRLSEFEMHARAILGLPVDVTLASPGASAVIYGQLDEKAIGFENVARALAVPETDIRLFGKPESFHRRRVGVVTATADDVTTARERAVQAASIVSPVPGREARRGAPAPVPPPAPARPAGPPPRGPVGPPPGGPQGGPPPGMPPRPQPGQMPPGGPGRPPGRPPMGPPPVAPPPGGPRPGGPQGGPPPGSRGPGPAGAPGPGQRPPAGPGAPRPEAAGSDSPAKVE; from the coding sequence ATGACCTCGAACACCGAGAGCAGCGCCGCCTCTGAGGAGCCCTCGCGTCCCGGCGCGCCGTCCCCGCAGGAGTCGCGATCGTCGTCCGCGCCGTCGTCGGCTGCGCAGTCGTCGTCCACGCAGGCGCCGGTGGTCGCGGTGCCGGTGCCGGGGGACGCGCCTGCGGGTGAGCCCGCCGTCGCCCTGCAGAAGCCGGACGCGGTCGCCCAGGCGCCCACGCAGGTGCAGCCGGTTCGTCGGCCTGCGTCCACACCGGTCGGCCCGCCCGACATCCTCGGGACGCCGTTGTCGCCGACCTCGACCCGGGTGATGGTGCTCGGTGCCGGTGAACTCGGCAAGGAACTCGTGATCGCCTTTCAGCGACTCGGCGTCGAGGTTGTCGCCGTGGATCGCTACGAGAACGCTCCCGGACACCAGGTGGCCCATCACGCCGAGGTCATCGACATGACCGACGGCGACGCGGTACTCGCCCTGGTGGAGAAGTATCGGCCGCATTATGTGGTGCCCGAGATCGAGGCCATCGCGACCGAGGCGCTCGGCACGGTCGAGAAGAAGGGGCTGGCCGAGGTCATCCCGACCGCGTCGGCGGTGATCGCGACGATGAACCGTGAGGGCATCCGCCGGCTGGCCGACGAGGACCTCGGGTTGCCGACGTCGCCGTATCTGTTCGCCGGGTCACTCGAGGAGATGACCGTGGCGGTCGGGCAGATCGGCTACCCGTGTGTGGTGAAGCCGGTCATGTCGTCGTCGGGCAAGGGGCAGACCGTCCTCAAGAGCGCCGCCGACATCGAGTCCGCCTGGCAGCGCGCGACCACGGGTGGGCGCGTCGCCGGTGAACGCGTGATCATCGAGGGCTGGGTCGATTTCGACTTCGAGATCACCTTGCTCACGGTGCGTGCCATCGATCCGGCAACCGGACGACTGACCTCCCACTTCTGCGCGCCGATCGGGCACAAGCAGGTCAACGGCGACTACGTGGAGAGCTGGCAGCCGCACGAGATGACCACCGATGCACTGGGTGCCGCCACCTCGATCGCCGCGCGGATCGCCACCGCGCTCGGCGACGGAAAGATCGGTGGCCGAGGCATTTTCGGTGTCGAACTGTTCGTCAAGGGCGACGACGTCTACTTCTCCGAGGTCAGTCCGCGCCCGCACGACACCGGTCTGGTCACCCTGGCCACCCAGCGCCTCAGTGAGTTCGAGATGCACGCACGCGCCATCCTCGGGCTGCCGGTCGACGTGACGCTGGCCTCGCCGGGGGCGTCGGCGGTCATCTACGGCCAGCTCGACGAGAAGGCGATCGGCTTCGAGAATGTCGCACGCGCACTCGCCGTGCCGGAGACCGACATTCGGCTGTTCGGCAAACCCGAGAGCTTCCATCGACGACGCGTCGGGGTGGTCACCGCGACCGCCGACGACGTCACGACGGCCCGCGAACGCGCGGTGCAGGCCGCCTCGATCGTCTCGCCGGTGCCCGGGCGTGAGGCGCGTCGCGGTGCGCCCGCGCCGGTACCGCCGCCTGCTCCTGCGCGCCCGGCCGGACCTCCGCCGCGAGGACCGGTGGGACCGCCGCCAGGTGGGCCGCAGGGTGGACCGCCGCCGGGTATGCCGCCGCGCCCGCAGCCGGGTCAGATGCCTCCCGGCGGGCCGGGGCGCCCTCCGGGCCGTCCGCCGATGGGACCGCCACCGGTCGCACCACCACCGGGTGGCCCGCGTCCGGGTGGGCCTCAGGGTGGTCCGCCACCGGGATCGCGTGGGCCCGGACCAGCGGGAGCGCCGGGCCCGGGACAGCGCCCCCCGGCCGGGCCGGGAGCTCCGCGTCCGGAGGCGGCCGGGTCGGATTCCCCGGCCAAGGTCGAGTAG
- a CDS encoding UBP-type zinc finger domain-containing protein, with product MALLGRRSRTTETRAQPPTPAGRCPELAEIGLDPATDPAAAAGHTDECEDCMAIGENHWSHLRKCLECGHVACCDSSPRRHATAHFHSSGHPVMRSAEPGELWRWCYIHQVVG from the coding sequence ATGGCACTGTTAGGACGTCGTTCCCGCACCACCGAGACCCGGGCGCAGCCGCCGACCCCGGCGGGTCGGTGTCCCGAACTCGCCGAGATCGGTCTCGACCCCGCCACCGATCCGGCCGCGGCCGCCGGTCACACCGACGAGTGCGAGGACTGCATGGCCATCGGGGAGAACCACTGGTCGCATCTGCGCAAGTGCCTGGAGTGCGGGCATGTGGCGTGTTGTGACTCCTCGCCGCGCCGGCACGCGACCGCGCACTTCCACTCGTCTGGGCATCCTGTCATGCGTTCGGCGGAACCCGGTGAACTCTGGCGGTGGTGCTACATCCATCAGGTGGTCGGCTGA
- a CDS encoding Na+/H+ antiporter, which produces MSASLLLVAAVSLAIAALCRHFGLSAPLVLVAVGLGICWIPGLPDVGLDPEFVLFVILPPLLYSAAQDSSYQEIRANRRAIGLLAVGLPLFSTILVGLVAWARIPHVPLAAALVLGAVVAPPDAVSAQAIGRRVGLPRRIMTLLGGESLLNDATALTALRVALAAAIGATTTVVNGVSMFLLAAVGGVAVGLAIGYLTARVRDWLTDPTMETAIGIMVPFGTYFIAEELHSSGVIAVVTAGLFLGQRSVRLGYATRMQDDAVRRSIDAILEAFVFLLIGVQLPELIRGLSGQSWTQITIDAVIVLAVVIAVRFLWVFPATYLPRVFSRKVRDAEPAPAPSAVFVVGWAGMRGVVSLAAAFSIPLYTDSGEPFPARAEILFLTFVVVVGTLLIQGTTLPWVIRRLGVTGDDPTEELLAYAGAQDRATREAENLLDRIEAEMAPDDVRRHQIGFLRKWVTTQRNTAWEDLGRGPEAIGESPNAAGNRIRLKLVRVQRKVFIEERDAGRIDDEVLRKALRRLDFAEGLTDRDDT; this is translated from the coding sequence GTGAGTGCATCACTCCTGCTGGTGGCCGCGGTATCGCTCGCGATCGCCGCCCTGTGCCGCCACTTCGGTTTGTCGGCCCCTCTGGTGTTGGTGGCGGTCGGTCTCGGGATCTGTTGGATCCCCGGTCTCCCCGACGTCGGACTCGACCCCGAGTTCGTGCTGTTCGTCATCCTGCCGCCGCTGCTGTATTCGGCCGCGCAGGACAGCTCGTATCAGGAGATCCGGGCCAACCGACGTGCCATCGGCCTGCTCGCGGTGGGGTTGCCGCTGTTCTCGACGATCCTGGTGGGACTCGTCGCATGGGCTCGCATCCCCCACGTCCCGCTTGCCGCCGCGCTGGTTCTGGGTGCGGTCGTCGCTCCGCCGGACGCGGTCTCCGCGCAGGCCATCGGACGCCGCGTCGGATTGCCCCGTCGCATCATGACGTTGCTGGGCGGGGAGAGCCTGCTCAACGATGCGACCGCCCTCACCGCCCTTCGGGTCGCCCTGGCCGCGGCCATCGGCGCCACCACGACGGTGGTCAACGGCGTCTCGATGTTCCTGCTCGCCGCAGTCGGCGGCGTCGCGGTGGGTCTGGCGATCGGTTACCTGACCGCCCGCGTCCGCGACTGGCTGACCGACCCGACGATGGAAACGGCGATCGGGATCATGGTCCCTTTCGGCACCTACTTCATCGCCGAGGAGTTGCATTCCTCCGGGGTGATCGCTGTGGTCACCGCCGGGCTGTTCCTCGGACAACGCTCCGTCCGACTCGGTTACGCCACCCGTATGCAGGACGACGCCGTGCGCCGATCGATCGACGCCATCCTCGAGGCGTTCGTCTTCCTGCTCATCGGTGTGCAACTGCCCGAACTGATCCGCGGGCTCTCCGGTCAGTCGTGGACGCAGATCACCATCGATGCGGTCATCGTCCTCGCGGTCGTCATCGCGGTCCGCTTCCTCTGGGTGTTCCCGGCCACCTACCTGCCGCGGGTGTTCTCCCGCAAGGTGCGCGACGCCGAACCGGCGCCCGCGCCGAGCGCGGTGTTCGTCGTCGGATGGGCCGGGATGCGGGGTGTGGTCTCGCTCGCCGCGGCGTTCTCGATCCCGCTGTACACCGATTCCGGTGAGCCGTTCCCGGCGCGCGCGGAGATCCTGTTCCTGACCTTCGTGGTGGTGGTCGGCACCCTGCTGATCCAGGGCACCACCCTGCCGTGGGTGATCCGGCGCCTCGGGGTGACCGGCGACGATCCGACCGAGGAGTTGCTCGCCTACGCCGGCGCGCAGGACCGCGCGACCCGTGAGGCCGAGAATCTGCTCGACCGGATCGAGGCCGAGATGGCACCCGACGACGTCCGTCGCCATCAGATCGGATTCTTACGCAAATGGGTCACGACACAACGCAATACGGCCTGGGAGGACCTGGGCCGAGGGCCCGAGGCGATCGGTGAGAGCCCGAACGCCGCAGGCAATCGCATCCGACTGAAGCTGGTGCGGGTGCAGCGCAAGGTGTTCATCGAGGAGCGCGACGCCGGCCGGATCGACGACGAGGTGTTGCGCAAGGCATTGCGCCGACTCGACTTCGCCGAGGGTCTGACCGACCGCGACGACACCTGA
- a CDS encoding adenylate/guanylate cyclase domain-containing protein — MAPKRGRRDYGSILLGSASESGFKQRLRIQTLLTASIVVANLVGAIIAIALSSVGIPEPSVFQPDLWWVNFLALPLYVAGAFVIGIGWGTIVVVRDLRWAIRDRPPTERDARRARRAPWRLVSIQAILWIGAVIFFTLCYGIPHPELIPKTIFVVGLSGVVVVAISYLLIEFSLRPVAAELISAGYRRRKRSGVRSRAIVSWLVGSAIPVTGILLVVLFGAFRPETSKVDMFVGVAVLAVTALATGLILTLLSSLSIIGPIRSVRTALHRVEAGELDDVEVVVYDGTELGDLQAGFNLMVGGLREREHMRDLFGRHVGREVAEAALASDPELGGTEKVVAAVFVDVIGSTTLAAERSPVEVVEILNRFFGVIVAAVEENKGLVNKFEGDAVLAIFGAPIALSDCAGAALAAARTIATRLGEEVPELSAGIGVSHGPVVAGNVGAIQRFEYTVIGDPVNESARLSELAKRNPRHPLASGRAVEAARPAEREKWREAEHATLRGRTEQTVVYEAAGAGEPVSDAS, encoded by the coding sequence ATGGCACCGAAGCGGGGGAGGCGCGACTACGGCTCGATCCTGCTCGGGTCGGCCAGTGAGAGCGGGTTCAAACAGCGGCTACGTATCCAGACGCTGCTGACCGCGTCGATCGTCGTCGCGAACCTGGTGGGCGCGATCATCGCCATCGCGTTGTCGTCGGTGGGGATTCCGGAGCCGTCGGTGTTCCAGCCCGATCTCTGGTGGGTCAACTTCCTCGCGTTGCCGCTCTACGTCGCCGGGGCGTTCGTGATCGGAATCGGTTGGGGCACGATCGTTGTCGTCCGCGATCTGCGTTGGGCGATCCGGGATCGGCCGCCGACCGAACGCGATGCGCGGCGTGCCCGTCGGGCCCCGTGGCGCCTGGTGAGCATCCAGGCAATCCTGTGGATCGGTGCGGTCATCTTCTTCACCCTCTGTTACGGCATCCCGCATCCCGAACTGATCCCGAAGACGATCTTCGTCGTCGGTCTCAGCGGGGTGGTGGTCGTCGCGATCTCCTATCTGCTGATCGAGTTCTCGCTGCGGCCGGTGGCCGCCGAACTCATCAGCGCCGGATACCGCAGACGCAAACGCAGCGGCGTGCGCAGTCGGGCGATCGTGTCGTGGCTCGTCGGCTCGGCGATCCCGGTGACCGGCATCCTGCTGGTCGTGTTGTTCGGAGCATTCCGGCCCGAGACGTCCAAGGTCGACATGTTCGTCGGTGTCGCGGTGCTGGCGGTGACGGCGCTGGCCACCGGGCTGATCCTGACGCTGTTGTCGTCACTGAGCATCATCGGCCCCATCCGCAGCGTGCGTACCGCGCTGCACCGGGTGGAGGCCGGGGAACTCGACGACGTCGAGGTGGTGGTCTACGACGGCACCGAACTCGGTGATCTGCAGGCCGGTTTCAACCTGATGGTCGGCGGGCTGCGCGAACGAGAACACATGCGCGACTTGTTCGGTCGGCACGTCGGACGCGAGGTCGCCGAGGCCGCTCTGGCCTCCGACCCGGAACTCGGGGGCACCGAGAAGGTCGTGGCCGCGGTCTTCGTTGACGTGATCGGTTCGACGACGCTGGCCGCCGAACGTTCACCCGTCGAGGTGGTGGAGATCCTGAATCGTTTCTTCGGGGTGATCGTCGCCGCCGTCGAGGAGAACAAGGGGCTGGTCAACAAATTCGAGGGCGACGCGGTGCTCGCGATCTTCGGTGCGCCGATCGCGTTGTCGGACTGTGCCGGTGCGGCCCTGGCGGCAGCCCGAACGATCGCCACGCGACTCGGCGAGGAGGTGCCGGAATTGTCGGCGGGCATCGGCGTCAGCCATGGGCCGGTCGTGGCGGGCAACGTCGGTGCGATCCAGCGTTTCGAATACACCGTGATCGGCGACCCGGTCAACGAGAGTGCGCGCCTGTCCGAACTCGCCAAACGAAATCCGCGACACCCGTTGGCATCCGGGCGTGCCGTGGAGGCGGCGCGGCCGGCCGAGCGCGAGAAGTGGCGCGAGGCCGAACATGCCACGCTCCGCGGCCGCACCGAGCAGACCGTTGTCTACGAGGCGGCCGGGGCGGGCGAACCGGTGTCCGACGCGTCCTGA
- a CDS encoding PucR family transcriptional regulator — translation MITVGDVAAADELHLQVAAGGEALDAEVTMVHVSELTDPHEWLRGGELLMTIGLLVEMTEQGCREYVRNCRAGGVAGLVLGLGPRYDACPEPLRAAAAEIGVPLLVVPVEVPFIAITKWVFEKRAAQQRHDLEEAMELNRRLTAVATSSAPLPALLETWAEASSAHCVVCDGVGRLIAASPGASEQARTEAVELAVAASHEPPGQSWVLRAGREIHTVGSGVALAFIVLDAQLNPVARHSSTVLVSLLALEVQRRHVAGQPERQRRGAVFAQLVRPGLKPARAQQLADSLGWRTTLVVAAVIAPAPHDADALLFRLQSSLTAGLVRPHGRLVEIAHPESDGLLATLTAIAPGTPIGLGAPVAVASLPVSLTQARSLVGASERLGRPVDAREGRTVELLIGLGEPRLLRGFADAVLAPIDQLEERERVELMRTLEEWLRVNGAWDPAAARLSVHRNTVRNRIDRIATLSGRRLDDGEDRMELWLALKARSALPRV, via the coding sequence ATGATCACCGTCGGCGACGTCGCCGCAGCGGACGAACTCCACCTGCAGGTGGCGGCCGGAGGGGAGGCGCTCGACGCCGAGGTCACGATGGTGCACGTTTCCGAGCTGACCGACCCACACGAGTGGCTGCGCGGTGGGGAGCTGCTCATGACCATCGGGTTGCTGGTGGAGATGACCGAGCAGGGGTGTCGCGAGTATGTGCGCAACTGCCGGGCCGGTGGTGTGGCGGGCCTGGTGTTGGGTCTGGGCCCGCGCTACGACGCCTGCCCCGAGCCGCTGCGCGCGGCGGCCGCCGAGATAGGTGTTCCGCTCCTCGTGGTCCCCGTCGAGGTGCCTTTCATCGCCATCACCAAGTGGGTGTTCGAAAAGCGGGCCGCCCAGCAGCGACACGATCTCGAGGAGGCGATGGAGCTCAATCGCCGACTGACCGCGGTGGCCACGTCGAGTGCGCCGTTACCCGCGTTGCTGGAGACCTGGGCCGAGGCGTCGAGCGCGCACTGTGTGGTTTGCGACGGTGTGGGTCGGCTGATCGCGGCCTCTCCCGGAGCCTCGGAGCAGGCGCGTACGGAGGCCGTGGAATTGGCGGTCGCCGCCTCGCACGAACCGCCCGGACAGTCGTGGGTGTTACGTGCCGGGCGAGAGATCCACACCGTCGGCTCCGGTGTCGCGCTGGCGTTCATCGTGTTGGACGCCCAACTCAATCCGGTGGCGCGGCATTCGTCGACGGTGCTCGTCTCGCTGCTCGCGCTGGAGGTGCAACGGCGCCATGTCGCCGGCCAACCCGAACGTCAGCGCCGAGGTGCGGTGTTTGCCCAACTGGTTCGTCCGGGCCTGAAACCGGCACGCGCACAACAGCTCGCGGACTCCTTGGGCTGGCGGACGACGCTCGTCGTCGCGGCGGTGATCGCGCCCGCACCCCACGATGCGGACGCGTTGCTGTTCCGCCTGCAGTCCTCCTTGACGGCCGGACTCGTCCGGCCGCACGGGCGGCTCGTGGAGATAGCCCACCCCGAATCCGACGGGCTGCTCGCGACGCTCACCGCGATCGCTCCCGGCACGCCGATCGGATTGGGCGCCCCGGTCGCGGTGGCGTCGTTGCCGGTGTCGTTGACCCAGGCGCGCTCACTGGTGGGCGCCAGCGAGCGCCTTGGTCGGCCGGTCGATGCGCGCGAGGGCCGCACCGTCGAGCTGCTCATCGGGCTCGGCGAGCCACGGCTGCTCCGCGGATTCGCCGACGCCGTGCTCGCCCCGATCGATCAACTCGAGGAGCGCGAGCGCGTCGAACTGATGCGGACCCTCGAGGAGTGGCTGCGCGTCAACGGCGCATGGGACCCGGCGGCAGCCCGGTTGTCGGTGCACCGCAACACCGTTCGCAATCGGATCGATCGCATCGCGACGCTGTCGGGGCGCCGGCTCGACGACGGCGAGGACCGCATGGAACTCTGGCTGGCGCTCAAGGCCCGCTCGGCGCTGCCCCGCGTCTGA
- a CDS encoding purine-cytosine permease family protein yields the protein MTLDLPADGPTARATTRPAIETRSIDYVPDDERHGKVSAQGPFWFVGNFQPFTLALGFVGPAMGLSLLWSIVAGLAGIAFGTLFMAFHATQGPVLGLPQMIQSRAQFGYRGVLLPLIGTLFTFVGFNVVDIVIIKSGLQSIFGWNPVVVAVAMSVIAAALAIFGHDLLHRAFKILFWISLPLWLILTIGILAGSVHGSLGPAGPGGFTLVAFLVQFSVAASYNITYAPYVSDYSRYLPRDTRPSSIIASVFLGAAASPAWLIPVGAFLATYLGASDALSGINDGGNQVISGLGSVLAVVATLVLVATMGLNAYSGMLTVVTAIDSVRQISPTRRLRVITILVLTVVWLALSLALTDATESLNTALLIMLYLLVPWTAVNLTDYFFVRRGHYVIADLFTPAGVYGRWPWRGIGAFLIGIAAEIPFMDLPFFVGPAASAMGEVDIAFVVGLLVSGGAYVLFTRNQDLSVERRLLTDHPELSDPASTGEIRTEIAAEEHTMEENS from the coding sequence ATGACCCTCGATCTCCCCGCCGACGGCCCGACCGCCCGCGCCACCACCCGCCCCGCCATCGAGACCCGCTCCATCGACTACGTGCCCGACGACGAACGCCACGGCAAGGTCTCCGCACAGGGACCGTTCTGGTTCGTCGGCAACTTCCAGCCGTTCACCCTCGCGCTGGGCTTCGTCGGTCCGGCGATGGGGTTGTCGTTGCTCTGGAGCATCGTCGCCGGCCTCGCCGGTATCGCCTTCGGCACATTGTTCATGGCGTTCCACGCCACGCAGGGCCCGGTCCTCGGACTGCCGCAGATGATCCAGTCCCGAGCCCAATTCGGTTATCGCGGAGTGCTGTTGCCGCTCATCGGCACGCTGTTCACCTTCGTCGGTTTCAACGTCGTCGACATCGTGATCATCAAGTCCGGGCTGCAGTCCATCTTCGGCTGGAACCCGGTGGTGGTCGCCGTCGCGATGTCGGTGATCGCCGCCGCGCTGGCCATCTTCGGCCACGACCTACTGCACCGGGCGTTCAAGATCCTCTTCTGGATCTCGTTGCCGCTGTGGCTGATTCTCACGATCGGCATCCTGGCCGGCTCGGTGCACGGGTCCCTGGGACCGGCCGGTCCGGGCGGCTTCACCCTCGTGGCGTTCCTGGTGCAGTTCTCGGTCGCGGCGTCCTACAACATCACCTACGCCCCGTACGTGTCGGACTACTCGCGGTACCTGCCCCGGGACACGCGCCCGTCCTCGATCATCGCCTCGGTGTTCCTCGGCGCTGCCGCCTCGCCGGCGTGGCTGATCCCGGTGGGCGCGTTCCTGGCGACCTACCTCGGCGCTTCCGACGCGTTGAGCGGCATCAATGACGGTGGCAATCAGGTCATCTCGGGCCTGGGCAGCGTCCTGGCGGTGGTCGCGACCCTGGTGCTGGTGGCGACGATGGGCCTCAACGCCTACAGCGGCATGCTGACCGTGGTCACCGCGATCGACTCGGTCCGCCAGATCTCCCCGACGCGCAGGCTCCGCGTGATCACGATCCTGGTCCTGACCGTCGTGTGGCTGGCGCTGTCGCTGGCGTTGACCGATGCCACCGAATCACTGAACACCGCGCTGCTGATCATGCTCTACCTGCTGGTGCCGTGGACGGCGGTGAACCTCACCGACTACTTCTTCGTCCGCCGCGGCCACTACGTCATCGCCGACCTGTTCACGCCCGCAGGCGTATACGGCCGGTGGCCCTGGCGCGGTATCGGCGCTTTCCTGATCGGCATCGCCGCCGAGATCCCGTTCATGGACCTACCGTTCTTCGTCGGGCCCGCCGCGTCGGCGATGGGCGAGGTGGACATCGCCTTCGTCGTCGGTTTGCTGGTCTCGGGCGGAGCCTACGTGCTGTTCACCCGCAACCAGGATCTCTCCGTCGAGCGCCGACTCCTCACCGACCACCCCGAACTGTCCGACCCGGCAAGTACCGGCGAGATCCGCACCGAGATCGCCGCAGAAGAGCACACCATGGAGGAGAACTCGTGA
- the speB gene encoding agmatinase codes for MSDSVIAGLDTEFPVIDGVVGQVDAARFPRYGAPATFARLPRRDQVADADVHILGIPFDTGVSYRPGARFGPGHIRASSKLLRPFNPALGVAPFAQQQVVDCGDLSVNPFAITEAIDTISAAARTLGTDGATPLILGGDHTVALPMLRALHDLHAKPVAVLHFDAHLDTWNSYFGAPYTHGTPFRRASEEGLIDMERSMHVGIRGPLYSAADLDDDSALGFAVVRADDYEFDGVTSIVDRVRTRLAGGPVYVSIDIDVLDPAHAPGTGTPEAGGLTSRELLNTLRGLRGLDIVGTDIVEVSPAYDHAEITGIAAAHVAYEMLSILGPRR; via the coding sequence GTGAGTGACAGCGTGATTGCGGGTCTCGACACCGAGTTCCCGGTCATCGACGGGGTGGTGGGGCAGGTCGATGCCGCACGCTTCCCCCGCTACGGCGCACCGGCCACCTTTGCCCGCCTGCCGCGTCGGGACCAGGTCGCCGATGCCGACGTGCACATCCTCGGCATCCCTTTCGACACCGGGGTCAGCTATCGGCCGGGCGCACGATTCGGCCCCGGGCACATTCGCGCATCGTCGAAGTTGTTGCGGCCCTTCAATCCCGCCCTCGGCGTGGCACCATTCGCACAGCAGCAGGTCGTCGATTGCGGTGACCTGTCGGTCAATCCGTTCGCGATCACCGAGGCCATCGACACCATCAGCGCCGCGGCGAGAACCCTCGGCACCGACGGCGCCACCCCGCTGATCCTCGGCGGCGACCACACCGTCGCGCTGCCCATGCTGCGCGCGCTGCACGACCTACACGCGAAACCCGTTGCGGTACTGCACTTCGACGCCCACCTCGACACCTGGAACTCCTACTTCGGTGCGCCCTATACCCACGGCACACCGTTCCGCCGGGCCAGCGAGGAAGGACTGATCGACATGGAACGCTCGATGCACGTCGGCATCCGCGGACCGCTCTACAGTGCCGCCGACCTCGACGACGACTCGGCGCTCGGATTCGCCGTGGTACGCGCCGATGACTACGAATTCGACGGTGTGACAAGCATTGTCGATCGGGTACGCACGCGCCTGGCCGGTGGTCCGGTGTACGTCTCCATCGACATCGACGTCCTCGACCCAGCGCATGCACCGGGCACCGGAACCCCCGAGGCCGGCGGCCTGACCTCCCGCGAGCTGTTGAACACCCTGCGTGGCCTACGCGGCCTCGACATCGTCGGCACCGACATCGTCGAGGTCTCGCCCGCCTACGACCACGCCGAGATCACCGGTATCGCCGCCGCACATGTCGCCTACGAGATGCTGTCGATCCTCGGGCCCCGCCGCTGA
- a CDS encoding YybH family protein — protein MTTDTLTARALDALDALVAAFAANDEDAYFGAFAPDAQLVFPDQDRTAIGVADYRALWRSWRAEGWGVATCVSSDRRVLVVGAVAIVTHRVSTTLADGTTLSERETVAFDLDADPRPLVVHEHLSA, from the coding sequence ATGACAACCGACACGCTCACCGCACGCGCACTCGATGCCCTCGACGCCCTGGTGGCCGCGTTCGCCGCGAATGACGAGGACGCCTACTTCGGCGCATTCGCCCCCGACGCCCAGCTGGTCTTCCCCGATCAGGACCGGACCGCGATCGGCGTCGCCGACTACCGGGCGCTGTGGCGTTCCTGGCGTGCTGAGGGCTGGGGTGTCGCCACGTGTGTGAGCAGCGATCGGCGCGTACTCGTCGTCGGCGCCGTCGCGATCGTGACCCATCGGGTGTCGACCACGCTGGCCGACGGCACCACGCTGTCCGAACGCGAGACGGTGGCCTTCGACCTCGACGCCGACCCCCGCCCGCTGGTCGTTCACGAACACCTGTCGGCGTGA